The DNA region gtgtgtctgtctgtgtgtgtgtgtctgtgtgtgtgtgtgtctgtgtgtaacgATTATTCTCCTGTGGATTATTTCACAACACACGTCTGTCTCCCGTGGACGTGAGCGACATCAGGGAAAATGTtggtctggatttatttagttGAAAGTTATCTTTCTCAAAGATAATGTTTATGAATCTGACGTGACTGTGAACGTGTGATTGGACGCTCAGTCAGTGCTGAGGTTTTACCGTAATGACAGTTTTCTAGACGTCACAAACGGTGTAAGAGTTATGAATTAGAATAGCTATACTTCTTCTGACTTAGCTATCTTAGCTTATGAAGCTAATGATGTGTTTCTAACATTAGGTTCACCTTGGATCTGACCTTGAAAACGAGCGCTGTCTTAGCTACTGAAGCTAACTCAGCAAACAACAGCTCGTGTAACTTTGTCTTTATCTtctaatgaacacatgaaatgaaCACGTTAAAGAAACAAAGTTAAACTTGGATGATATTTAAAGAATGAATGTGAGGAAAGAACAGAACTTTCTCCTTTAACTCtggagataaaaaagtcaacaaATGTGAGTCACAAGCAGCGTGAAGCTGAACTTTGGCTCAGATAACGAGATGTTAGCATCACAGGCTACGACAGAGTCAGGacctgacactgtgtgtgtgtgtgtgtgtgtgtgtgtgtgtgtgtgtgtgtgtgtcgctcacactgtttatgccagaattaagtgtgtgtgagcaaaGGTGTTTTGTCTCACACTCAGTGTGTCTTCTCCTGACATGGCCTCTACAGCTAATTAGCTTGGCAGAGTCAGAACCTGCCAGGCAGCACCtttggccacacacacaccacacacacacacacacacactgcctgaGCTGATAGCGCcccctgttgctgctgcatgaAACATGTGCATCACATTAAGTTGAATGGCTTGTTTACGTTAGATAGCGCcccctgttgctgctgcatgaAACATGTGCATCACATTAAGTTGAATGGCTTGTTTACGTTAGAACTGTCTGTCATTCATCTGAATAATGTCAACATGTGACATCAtcctctcatttatttattcatttgtttatttttctatggaaacaaaaaatcagaaaatcagaaacagattcaggaaaataatcatttagaTGTGCGGACCCCAAGAATATGTCCTGCGACACCCCTGTGGGCCCCGAGCCAGACTTTGGCAACTTAAAGGATGTTAGGGGAAGAAAACAGGAGGTAGAATTGTGACGTTAAATAACATTAAGATGAGGAAGGAGGTAGAAATGTTCAGGTTCTGCTGGCTGTCagccacagaagaagaagaagaagaggaggaggaagagaagaggaggagagatgtttctttgtttgaagGTTACAGGAGGacaaggagagacagagggaggagaaagaaaagagaaagatgtGATGATAAATacatgaagagaaaaagaggTGTTTAAGTCATTCTGTGTCTCTGAGGAGGAAGCAGCTCTTATACCATTaacacaccactgtgtgtgtgtgtgcgtgtgtgtgcgtgcgtgtgtgtgtgtgtattagcaTTGAGTGTGCGTCTTGggtaatgcgtgtgtgtgatgatagcggcgtgtgtgtgtgcgttattGATGATGATAGcgtgtcgcgtgtgtgtgtgggtgtgtgatagcgttattattaattattgatgataatgtgtcttgtgtcttgtgtgtctgtgatgtgtgtgcgtgcgtgtgtgtgtgcgcgtgcgtgtgccaACTCTTTAACGAGGGACTGCTGCTAATTTCAGAGCTAATACTGAACTGTTCCACACCAGTGAACccaggaaggaggagaggagagggtgtAAGGAAGGAGgcagggaaggagagagagagagaggatgtgaGATAAAAgacagatgaggaggaaatgaagTGACGACATGGGAGAGGAGGAAAGCATTAAAGGGATAGTAAGGGAGTCCAACAGttcataaaccactcactctctcacaccaaagtccacagagaaaaccagtgactttggtcctctgctgcctcgtgtggtcactttgtgtcactgaggtcaatctgtatcattttaaatgacaaacacatcaataacactgttgaactcagtgatggagacagcggtggatcagcagctcctgtgtgtgtgtgtgtgtgtgtgtgtgcgtgatgttaaaatcactggttttctctgtggcctttggtgtgggagagtgagtggtttacagtgagataaagatgtgattaTTATGGGTTATTGTCAGTATTGTTGgttaaaaacagtaaaacaaaggcaaagaaaaGTCTTTTTTCCTGACACTTTGACCTGAAATATTGTTTCCAgcacagatcacacacacacacacacacacacacacgtttgctcATTAACGTTAGTTGTTATATATTTAACGACTGACGTCTCAAAGTCCATCACTTCcatgttttgtcttcttcttcttcttgctgtaaTTTGGCGGCCTGCGTTTAACTCGTGTCACATTTGTCACTGATTCATGTTTCCATTCATCTTTGGTAATTAAAACCCTCGTCTCATATCCataaaattcacattattattatttttattacgcCGTAATGTCCCTTATCGTATTTGTCACATGAGCTTTAATTGTGCCGTGTTGTGTTTTAACCAGAAGATAAAAGAACTGTTGTGAAATGAAAACCACAAAATGTCCGCAAGctaaaaagcacattattaatattcatgaaTAAATGATCACGTCGCTGTTGAAtgattataaatatatacacttatttatttatttatttattgtgactggactgtgcacacacacacacacacacatttcaaaagtgCAATGGATTGAaggataaaaaaaggaaatgtttctGCTGCTCGCTGTGGCCCCGCCTCCATCAGTGATGTCATAGTTTTGTGAAGTAATacattaaactttatttaaatttttcaatataaacacatgtgacagtaaaaacctgaactgtccctttaagccTTTCTTTATGCTGCATTCAttattttccttccttccttccttcgtttctctcttcttccctgttctttctttccttcttcctcccctttttctttccttccttccttccctttaCAGATTACCCCTGGTTCTCActcccctgtctctctctctctctctctctcacacacacacacacgcacagtaaacacacttaGTGAGCAGCAGTGTCATCGCCATGGCGATGTCAGCAGGCGGGGCTTAATCCAAAGTGACACTTGTTCTCTGCCTTCCTTTCCCATCGCCATGGAAGCAATTACCCTCGTCCTCAAGGgccttttgtctctgtgtgtgtgtctgtgtgtgtctctgtgtgtgtgtgtgtgtgtgtgtgtgtgtgtgtgtgtgtgtgtgtctctgtgtgtgtgttctctgctgtgtgtgtgtgtgtgtatgcgtgtgtgcgtgtgtgtgtgtgtgttctgtgtgtgtgtgtgtgtgtctatgtgtgtgtgtgtgtgtgtgtgtgtgtgtctctgtgtgtgtgtgtgtgtgtgttctctgtgcgtgtgtgcgtgtgtgtgtgttctctatgcgtgtgtgtgtgtgtgcgtgtgtgtgtgtgtgttctgtgtgtgtgtgtgtgtgtctatgtgtgtgtgtgtgtgtctctctgtgtgtgtgtgtgtgtgtgtgttctgtgtgtgtgtgtgtgtgtgttctgtgtgtgtgtgtgtttgtgtgttctctgtgtgcgtgtgtgtgtgtgttctctcgtgtgtgtgtgtgtgtgtgtgtgtgtgcgtgtgtgtgtgtgtgtgtgtttgtgtgttctctgtgcgtgtgtgtgtgtgtgtgtgtgtgttctctgtagcgtgtgtgtgtgtgtgcgtgtgtgtgtgtgtgtgtgtgtgtgtgttctctgtggagTTGACGGGGTGGAACCTTGGCTGCAGGTCACCTGATTGGCTGAATTGAAAGACagcgagtgagagagtgagagagcagggCGATCAGAGGAGGattgagggagagagagagagagagttcttcatgtcttcatgtcttcatgtcttcatgtcgTCATGTCCTTCCTCTGCTGAGCTGTGAGAGGACAACTGGAcgagacgtcacatgaccataGCTCTGTTTACATTAATgggacagttcagggttttttgaagtgtgggaCGGTGCTctagcgccccctgctgctgagtgtcaagtctacgacatctttatctcactgtgagacacaaactgaagttcataaaccacacacacacacacacacacacactcacactcactctcccacaccaaagcccagttCAGCCAAATGAAGATTTTCAaatgctgaagtgacaaaatcagacgttgtaacttagtgatggaggcagcagtggatcaacacgtgtgtgtgtgtgtgtgtgtgtgtgtcactgtgtgtgtgtcaactgtcacatgactgatggtCAGTTTGACCTCCAATTGACCTGGACGTTAAACCTtgacccccccacacacacacacacactctttaaaaagCCATCAAACCACCTCACTGAACtttatgacatcacacacacacacacacacagacacgtgtgATGTCAgtctcctctccttgtctcctccccttgtctcctctcctcttgtctctctgataaataaaaagacaaactgtGTGAAAATGATATTCTTTCCTTTAATACAGCCATTTTTCATCTCTCACTctaaactcctcctcctccctctccgaCTTTTGCTTTGGCATTTTTTTGTAGCTCAGGCAAAAATTAATCACctgtctttgtgtgcgtgtgtgtgtgcgtgtgtgtgtgtgtgtgtgtgtgtgtgtgtgtgtgtgtgtgtgtgtgtgtgtgtgtgtggccttcaGGAAGCCCACAGAGGTTTTTAGCAGCTGATTTATTGCTGAGTTAATTCATAACGGcacacgatgatgatgatgagaggcTGCGGGAAAGTATGGTCatcaatgttgttgttgaagggtgagggagggagggagagagggagggagcagcTCTGTGGTTTAAATGAACTCTGTTATGtgaaggaggtgaggaggaggagaaactgtCGTCCTGAGATGATGCAGTGAAGGTGGGAGGGGCCAAGAAGTTTACAGACGCCACCTCTTATATGTATGTACCCTGCACACAGTGAGCATAGTGTCACTGTGACGTCGTACTGGCTGTGACcttgagcgccccctgctgcacaaacacaaaagtgatTGAAGAAAAGAACACggtcacgtctttatctcagtgtcagacacacttttataaaccactcactctgtgagtgtgtgagagagtgagtgtgtgagagagtgagtgtgtgtgtgtgagagagtgagtgagtgtgagagagtgagtgagtgagtgtgtgagagagtgagtgtgtgtgtgtgtgtgtgcggcttttgttgttgtgttttcactcacactgagtctctgtgtctcagactCAGGTGGTTTTACGTCCTGAACCCTGATCCCCCGTGTGTCCGTCTGTGCTAACTGACGCTAAGGAAGCACTCTGCACCTCCTCTAATcgcctccttcctcctcacaGGCTGCAGGCTCTGAGGAAGGAGAAGTCACGTGACGCGGCGCGGTCGCGGCGCGGAAAGGAGAACTTTGAGTTTTACGAGCTGGCCAAGATGCTGCCGCTGCCGGGCGCCATCACCAGTCAGCTGGACAAGGCGTCCATCATCCGGCTCACCATCAGCTACCTGAAGATGAGGGACTTCGCCAACCAGGGAGACCCGCCCTGGAACCTGCGCATCGAGGGCCCGCCCCCCAACACCTCAGTCAAAGGTAGGAGCGCTGAAGGTGTCTGTCGTCATGTGATCATCAGTCACGACAACATCCCAGAACAAATCTTAATattcacaacatttcaaaataaaagtctttcttTTAATGTGGAACGTTAAATAGTTCAACAGTAGAAAAGTCGTGGGCCACATTTGAGTGgcgggccgcgagtttgagacctctgatttaGAGTGAAGAATGGGGATCTGGTGCCTTGCTCAAAGGTACTGGGTGGGGATTCATAtcagcaaccctctggttacaatcCTAATTTCCCTTCATGCTCCTTTTATCAGCTGTGACTTAACATCAAAGCCATTTTTTAATGCTTTGATGTCAAAGGCATCAAAGGCAAGTGAAAGATCAAAGGAATTCTAGGGTACGTGAAGTCGACGCACacctgagcgtgtgtgtgtgtgtgtgtgtgtgtgtgggggacagTGAGGAGACCAGTGCTCTCGCTCCACCACCATGAGCTGTTCCCGGCTCACCACCAGTCCACATGTGTGGGCATGCTGTGGCTCGCGGTCCTGCTCGTGTTCCGCCGTGTACCAGGACGAGCAGAGCTACGTCTATGACGACTTTGCCCCCGTCTCGCACATCCTGCTGACCGGCACGCCGCTGGTCGTCTACCTGGGATACGCCGCCAACAAGAGAGGAGACGTGAGGAGGGCCAGGGCGGCGGCGAGCCCACGGTCCGGTGAGAGGGGAGGGAACACAACCCCCAACGTTTGAAGGATGATTTAATCCAGACCCAGAAGAAGCTGCTGGCCGATACCCGGGGGCGTCGCGGTGAACAGAAACACCAGCAGGTCGACACACAAGCACCGAGCGACGCAGACGTCAGTCGACATAGCAACACCGAGTGGGTGTCATCTGTCCAGAGGTTTTACCGTAATGACCAGTATATGTCTGTCCTCTACtactctatcctccacatgagggtcagctGACACCGGGCGAAAGGCGGAGTCAATGTTGCACCAAAACGTCTCTTATTTCCTGTCAAAGTTAGCGTTGAACGCTGCAGGTAACACAGATGACAGCAGAGGGCGCCATTGTCGCGTTTACAggatgactttgtttttttttagttttattaaatTTCGTCAAATTCAGAAAAACGTCTTAAAAAAGATTTTATTGTAACGTCAAACccaatattacacatttttgtccacatttcacactttttttagctcggtttgttttaaaggaataAATATTTGGATATATTTATACTTCTGTTACCACACTTTTTATtctaatgacacacacacacacacacacacacacgtatacaagCAGCTTCTGTGCTAAGTGATTTTCTGTGGAGGGACATTAAGCTTTGATGAATTTGTGCCTGGAGAAGcagagcgcgcacacacacacacacacacacacacacacacacacacacacacacacacacacacacacacacagcacttgtGAATCTAAGTGGAATTTGCCTTTGAAATGTTCGACGCACTTAGACGACAACgctcgcttttttttttaaaggacgTTCAGACTCGTGCGGATGAAagcagagagtgtgtgcgtctgtgtctgtgtgtgctgtctgtgtgcgcctgtgtgtgtgcacctgtgtctgtgtgtgcgtctgtttgtgtgcatctgtgtctgtgtgtgcgtctgtgcgtctgtgtgtcgTCTGCAATCTGTGTCTTGCGTCTATAGCGTGTGTCTccgatgtgtttgtgtgtgtctgtgtgtgtgtgtgtgcatctcagtgtgtgtgtgtgtgcgtctatAGCGTCTgcaaagtgtctgtgtgtgcgtctgtaaGCGtcgcgtctctgtgtgtgtgtgtgtatctctgtaTGCTTGGCGTCTGTaagcgtgtatgtgtgtgtgcgtctgtaaGCGTGGTCTcccgtgtgtgagtgtgtgtctccttgtgtgtgtgtattgtgtctgTAAGCATGTGTCTCCGTGcgtctgtaagtgtgtgtctccgtgtgtgtgtgtgtgtgtgtgtgtgtgtgtgtctccgtgtgtgtgtgtgcacacccTCGACACACAACAGATGGTGTGATTGTCATCAACTCTTTGAAGAagcaaatgcattttaatgaagtgtgtgtgtgtgttaaagtcaCACACCTGAGCTAACTGTTAGCCTgaaaggatgatgatgatgaaatatgaacacatgagcacatgaatcaACTCTGCGATGTCGTTTTAAAGCTCAGCTCAGTgatttgtgtcatgtgaccgATGACACGTCACATGACGGTGTCGGCTTGTTGCTGCTGAACCTTGAAAATCTCTAGTATTTAGACAAAGTCGTATTTTTGTGGAATCAAGACTGACTCacaagctcctccccctccctgatGCCCCTCCCCTTCCAATCACCTATTTCTGACTGTCCAAAAATGGTGAAAAACCAAACTTCCAACTCTTGTTTTACACACTTCCCTCGTATGTCCCATAgttttcctctgctcctctcctcttcctcctcctcttcctcccatagttttcctctgctcctccctccccctcctcctcctcttcctccctcttgtTGACCTTTGCAGTAATTGACCCATCAGTTGCTCTTCTACAGTTTAGTGTTGGAGgttttgacttcctgtcagaGAGTCTCCACATCTGCTGCAGGACGCCGCACAAACAACCATGACCTTTGGAGCATcctgacacgtgtgtgtgtgtctgtgtgtgtgtgtgtgtgtgtgtgtgtgtgtgtgtgtgtgtgtgtgtgtcgtgtgtgtgtgtgtgtgcgtgtgtgtgtggtgtgctgaccactcaccctctcactgtgtgtgtcagtcgGTGTGTTAATGTGTAAGTTTAtagccttgtgtgtgtgtgtgtgtgtgtgtgtgtgtgtgtgtgtgtgtgtgtgtgtgtgtgtgtgcgtgcgtgtgtgtgtgtgtgtgtgagaccctCTCCGACACCTGGCTATTCATTATGCATGCAGAGACGAGCAGACACCAAATGCCATACTCTATGTGCGAGTTTacaatcaacacacacacacacacacacatatttttacagGAGCTCATAAGAAATAAGCTGAAATttagcattgtgtgtgtgtggctacaCTATTATGGTATGTAAAAATATTATCTCACTGTTTGcaacagaaactgaagtgttgtaaaacactcactctctcacaccaaagcccagagagataATGTGTGATTtaagctgcggggacacaggagctgctggtcctctgctgcctcgtgtggtcactctgtgtcactgaggtcaatctgaacaacgGATtgacaaaatcacacatttgaacttagtgatggaggcagcagaggatcaacatctcctgtgtgtgcgtgtgtgtgcgtgcgcgtgtgtgtgtctttgttgccTCTGATGAAGGGTCCTGCAGACTACTCTAATGACTCCCTTCATTATACTGACTGAACACAGTGACCCTGACACCAGCATCGACACGGGCAGGCCCCGCCCACCGGCACATGACCCCGCCCATCTGAGTTTAACATGTGACGACCAAAAGCACCACATGACGTGTTCGCgataaatttaaaatgaaacatttggaATTCTTCAGTCGGCAggaagtaaagtaaagtaaagtaaagtaaagtaaagtaaagtggTGTCACTGATGGTAGagaatcttgttttttttacccacagaTTTAAACAATGAGGAAATAATAAAGTTGTCAGTCGCTGTGAGAACACGGCTCTGCTGCCGGCCCCGCCCCTGTCAGCACAGCTCTCCTGCCGGCCCCGCCCCCGTCAGCACAGCCCAGCCCGGCTCCGTCTCTCCGTGCATGCTCGAGTGATTTGTCCAGCTGCGAGTGTGAGATGTTTGGATCGGTCGTCTGGGTGTAAAGAAAAATGCACCGACAGAGCGAGAGGGAAACAGCAGTAATTATAAAACTAATTACTAAATGCTGATGATGCCCACAGGCTTTGCATAACTAAATTTAGACGACAAAATTGCTTTCGGCTCACGACGCGGCCGCCGGCCTTTTCCACTcgtcttttctcctcctcctcctcctcttcctctccctgtcCTCGCTGTTATCCTGCattctgtcacacactcacacaacaaagcgaggaaaaataataatcaccgtgtttttgtctttaatttgttgacaaacacaaaaacagctcGGGGGACGTTCTGTCGTCCAACGACGACACGGAGgacagaggacgaggaggacgtgTT from Solea senegalensis isolate Sse05_10M unplaced genomic scaffold, IFAPA_SoseM_1 scf7180000016207, whole genome shotgun sequence includes:
- the LOC122762917 gene encoding neuronal PAS domain-containing protein 3-like; this translates as SPVCPSVLTDAKEALCTSSNRLLPPHRLQALRKEKSRDAARSRRGKENFEFYELAKMLPLPGAITSQLDKASIIRLTISYLKMRDFANQGDPPWNLRIEGPPPNTSVKGRSAEGDEQSYVYDDFAPVSHILLTGTPLVVYLGYAANKRGDVRRARAAASPRS